The following are encoded together in the Peromyscus leucopus breed LL Stock chromosome 1, UCI_PerLeu_2.1, whole genome shotgun sequence genome:
- the Eno4 gene encoding enolase 4 isoform X1 — protein sequence MGEEGGGRSCGITRDLQKLKQQAMAYYQENDVPRRLEELLNSTFYLQPADVYGHLANYFSKLAKPPSICKIVGKIILDGMGLPTLQVEISCTIQNFPKYICSVVIPAHFEVSENALPEVVDAEEAERHQAVNAALQWVNESITEELWGLNPSNQAEVDHRLRIFFENKVQEDKERRELERSSEEPVHAPPPVIPPPPPPPPTKKKGQKQGRRDTLLEKPIIPPEPPEPVLHGSMAIGAVSLAVAKASARLGGTPLYMSMASLKHGQEPPSMLTMPLVMGSVLSCGKSSPGKLNLMKEVICIPHPGLTTKQGIDLLLEIQKQVNRVMETPPPPKPETKKGHDTGKRGQQPITGKMSHLGCLTVNYDTLEQPLLLIQGICSNLGIELGMSLHLAINCAAHELMDYSKGKYEVMVGTHKNIAEMVDLYVDLINKYPSIIALIDPFRKEVSRVHLFCFICDKVRSLTFHIL from the exons ATGGGGGAAGAAGGCGGCGGCCGCAGCTGTGGGATCACTAGGGACCTGCAGAAGCTGAAGCAGCAGGCGATGGCGTACTACCAGGAGAACGACGTCCCGCGCAGGCTGGAGGAGCTGCTCAACTCCACCTTCTACCTCCAGCCCGCAGACGTCTACGGGCACCTG GCAAACTACTTTTCTAAACTTGCAAAGCCTCCCTCCATATGCAAAATTGTGGGGAAAATCATCCTGGATGGAATGGGACTCCCTACGCTACAGGTGGAAATCTCCTGCACCATTCAAAATTTCCCCAAG TACATCTGTTCCGTGGTGATACCTGCTCACTTTGAAGTCTCCGAGAATGCTTTGCCAGAGGTCGTGGATGCCGAGGAGGCAGAAAGGCACCAGGCAGTGAACGCGGCTCTGCAGTGGGTCAATGAATCCATCACAGAGGAGCTGTGGGGTCTGAACCCCTCCAACCAGGCAGAGGTGGACCACAGGCTCAG gatattttttgaaaataaagtacaagaagataaagagagaagagaactggAAAGGAGCTCTGAGGAGCCAGTGCACGCACCTCCACCTGTAattcctccaccacctcctccaccccccaccaaaaagaaaggacagaagcaAG GACGGAGGGACACTCTTTTGGAAAAGCCGATCATCCCCCCAGAGCCCCCGGAGCCAGTCCTCCACGGCAGCATGGCCATAGGAGCTGTGTCGCTGGCCGTCGCTAAGGCCAGTGCCAGGCTGGGCGGCACGCCTCTGTACATGAGTATGGCGTCACTGAAGCACGGCCAG GAGCCGCCGTCCATGCTCACCATGCCTCTGGTGATGGGATCTGTACTCAGCTGTGGGAAGTCATCACCTGGGAAGCTCAATTTAATGAAAGAAGTGATTTGTATACCCCATCCTGGATTGACAACCAAACAA GGTATAGATTTGCTTCTGGAAATTCAGAAACAAGTTAACAGAGTGATGGAGACG CCCCCGCCTCCAAAACCAGAGACCAAAAAGGGGCATGATACAGGCAAAAGAGGTCAG CAGCCAATCACTGGCAAGATGTCTCACCTTGGCTGCCTGACCGTTAACTATGACACCTTAGAGCAGCCACTGCTTCTGATTCAGGGCATCTGCTCGAACCTGGGGATAGAGCTGGGAATGAGCCTGCACCTGGCCATCAACTGCGCTGCCCACGAGTTGATGGACTAT AGTAAAGGGAAGTACGAGGTGATGGTGGGCACGCACAAGAACATAGCTGAGATGGTGGACCTGTACGTGGATCTGATCAACAAGTATCCTTCCATTATTGCCTTAATTGATCCTTTCAGGAAGGAGGTAAGCAGGGTCcaccttttctgttttatatgtgATAAAGTAAGGAGTCTCACCTTTCACATTTTATAA
- the Eno4 gene encoding enolase 4 isoform X2, with the protein MGLPTLQVEISCTIQNFPKYICSVVIPAHFEVSENALPEVVDAEEAERHQAVNAALQWVNESITEELWGLNPSNQAEVDHRLRIFFENKVQEDKERRELERSSEEPVHAPPPVIPPPPPPPPTKKKGQKQGRRDTLLEKPIIPPEPPEPVLHGSMAIGAVSLAVAKASARLGGTPLYMSMASLKHGQEPPSMLTMPLVMGSVLSCGKSSPGKLNLMKEVICIPHPGLTTKQGIDLLLEIQKQVNRVMETPPPPKPETKKGHDTGKRGQQPITGKMSHLGCLTVNYDTLEQPLLLIQGICSNLGIELGMSLHLAINCAAHELMDYSKGKYEVMVGTHKNIAEMVDLYVDLINKYPSIIALIDPFRKEVSRVHLFCFICDKVRSLTFHIL; encoded by the exons ATGGGACTCCCTACGCTACAGGTGGAAATCTCCTGCACCATTCAAAATTTCCCCAAG TACATCTGTTCCGTGGTGATACCTGCTCACTTTGAAGTCTCCGAGAATGCTTTGCCAGAGGTCGTGGATGCCGAGGAGGCAGAAAGGCACCAGGCAGTGAACGCGGCTCTGCAGTGGGTCAATGAATCCATCACAGAGGAGCTGTGGGGTCTGAACCCCTCCAACCAGGCAGAGGTGGACCACAGGCTCAG gatattttttgaaaataaagtacaagaagataaagagagaagagaactggAAAGGAGCTCTGAGGAGCCAGTGCACGCACCTCCACCTGTAattcctccaccacctcctccaccccccaccaaaaagaaaggacagaagcaAG GACGGAGGGACACTCTTTTGGAAAAGCCGATCATCCCCCCAGAGCCCCCGGAGCCAGTCCTCCACGGCAGCATGGCCATAGGAGCTGTGTCGCTGGCCGTCGCTAAGGCCAGTGCCAGGCTGGGCGGCACGCCTCTGTACATGAGTATGGCGTCACTGAAGCACGGCCAG GAGCCGCCGTCCATGCTCACCATGCCTCTGGTGATGGGATCTGTACTCAGCTGTGGGAAGTCATCACCTGGGAAGCTCAATTTAATGAAAGAAGTGATTTGTATACCCCATCCTGGATTGACAACCAAACAA GGTATAGATTTGCTTCTGGAAATTCAGAAACAAGTTAACAGAGTGATGGAGACG CCCCCGCCTCCAAAACCAGAGACCAAAAAGGGGCATGATACAGGCAAAAGAGGTCAG CAGCCAATCACTGGCAAGATGTCTCACCTTGGCTGCCTGACCGTTAACTATGACACCTTAGAGCAGCCACTGCTTCTGATTCAGGGCATCTGCTCGAACCTGGGGATAGAGCTGGGAATGAGCCTGCACCTGGCCATCAACTGCGCTGCCCACGAGTTGATGGACTAT AGTAAAGGGAAGTACGAGGTGATGGTGGGCACGCACAAGAACATAGCTGAGATGGTGGACCTGTACGTGGATCTGATCAACAAGTATCCTTCCATTATTGCCTTAATTGATCCTTTCAGGAAGGAGGTAAGCAGGGTCcaccttttctgttttatatgtgATAAAGTAAGGAGTCTCACCTTTCACATTTTATAA